In a single window of the Bacteroidota bacterium genome:
- a CDS encoding LEA type 2 family protein — MALKPSQLLLLSLFFLLTLVTAGCKIPQEPTFQGISKFSVNGRSEENGQTFSLGLDLHNPNPFKLKMLAYDLELYMNGSKLGEAHNRGKQVLVKSSTTTIFFDVQTSAKQVISGIFGALSRVVKGETSTLVRVQGTVLAQAHGIRKQVPVTFEKRFELNDW, encoded by the coding sequence ATGGCATTGAAACCCAGTCAATTGCTGCTGCTGAGCCTGTTTTTCCTGCTCACTTTGGTAACGGCCGGCTGCAAAATTCCTCAGGAACCTACTTTTCAAGGGATTTCCAAGTTCAGCGTGAATGGGAGATCCGAAGAAAACGGGCAGACATTTTCGCTTGGGCTGGACCTTCACAATCCGAATCCTTTCAAGCTGAAGATGTTGGCGTATGACCTCGAGCTGTACATGAACGGTAGCAAGCTAGGGGAGGCGCACAATCGAGGCAAACAGGTTTTGGTCAAGTCCAGCACCACAACGATCTTTTTTGATGTGCAGACAAGTGCCAAACAAGTGATCAGTGGCATATTTGGGGCGCTATCGCGTGTCGTAAAAGGCGAAACCTCTACATTGGTACGCGTGCAGGGTACCGTGCTGGCGCAGGCGCATGGCATCCGGAAACAGGTGCCGGTGACCTTTGAGAAGCGCTTCGAATTGAATGATTGGTAG
- the yidC gene encoding membrane protein insertase YidC — MDRNTIIGLILIAGIVLTWTFFFSSDGEQKPLPQPKSPTETSATGASSADTAAGTVAAVPMGMDTAAFNALSDSAKDAAIATEKSREHGVFANLYEGEDKVFEVETDKYKIGIHTKGGRIGALQLKEFQTADSMILPIQTDREFNGLSVNFMQAANVKYPNVSTSDLYFTPTSTTTKLVVTGDSKDSISFRAAVDETHFIEYVYVFKGNAYDYGLRIKQSGMETIAQKKQMSVNWQAEIPKTEKTMELMREKTSLFYRESGSVEDLGATSQPEAPVEAENRVDWIAFHSQFFTHTLMTEKDGGSLDNAKVFHANPIPPDPANENSGDVVKLMNAQFDIPIATIPNGSVNFQFYAGPLDFKILKTYDRDMIKQIALGWGPLQYVNRWLTIPIFNFLEGFIGSYGLIILLLGLIIKTLIYPLTYRTYISTAKMRVVNNTPEVKELDLKFKDDPTKLQQAKMAIYRKYGVSMFGGCWPMLVQYPFLIALFFFFPNAIELRQQSFLWAPDLSTYDSIWDLGFNIPMYGDHVSLFTLLMTASIFGYTIINQRMQPQQTANPVMKWFPYIMPIFLLAFLNRYSAGLSWYYFLSNLISISQTIITKYFVSDEKLMDSLREKAKKIEADPNKKKGTLERWAAKQQEKQRDIAASRAEGRGEGKSQGAKTTPPKKRR, encoded by the coding sequence ATGGATAGGAACACCATCATTGGTCTGATACTGATCGCGGGCATCGTGCTCACTTGGACCTTCTTTTTTAGCTCCGACGGCGAGCAGAAGCCGCTTCCACAGCCAAAATCTCCTACGGAAACGTCAGCAACGGGTGCAAGTTCGGCAGACACTGCCGCCGGAACTGTCGCTGCAGTACCCATGGGTATGGACACTGCAGCATTCAATGCATTGAGCGACAGCGCCAAAGACGCTGCCATTGCAACTGAAAAATCACGTGAACACGGCGTATTTGCCAATCTGTATGAAGGCGAGGACAAAGTATTTGAGGTCGAGACCGACAAGTACAAAATCGGAATTCACACCAAGGGTGGTCGCATTGGCGCCTTGCAACTCAAGGAATTCCAAACTGCTGACAGCATGATTCTTCCCATTCAAACCGACAGGGAATTTAACGGGCTCTCCGTGAATTTCATGCAGGCTGCGAATGTAAAATACCCCAATGTGTCGACGAGTGACCTTTATTTCACACCGACATCGACCACAACGAAGCTGGTCGTGACGGGTGACAGCAAGGATTCGATCTCGTTCAGGGCTGCCGTCGATGAGACACATTTCATTGAATACGTTTACGTTTTTAAAGGGAATGCCTACGACTATGGCTTGAGAATCAAGCAGTCGGGCATGGAAACGATTGCCCAGAAAAAGCAAATGTCGGTCAACTGGCAGGCAGAAATTCCTAAGACTGAAAAGACCATGGAGTTGATGCGCGAGAAAACCTCCCTGTTTTACCGCGAATCGGGATCCGTGGAGGATCTAGGTGCCACTTCGCAGCCCGAAGCACCTGTTGAGGCTGAGAACCGCGTGGACTGGATCGCATTCCACAGTCAGTTTTTTACGCATACGCTGATGACAGAAAAGGATGGAGGAAGCTTGGACAATGCCAAGGTATTCCATGCCAATCCTATTCCGCCAGATCCAGCCAATGAAAATTCCGGTGACGTTGTCAAATTGATGAATGCCCAATTTGACATTCCGATTGCCACAATCCCCAATGGTTCCGTCAACTTTCAATTCTATGCCGGCCCGCTGGACTTCAAGATCTTGAAGACCTATGACCGGGACATGATCAAGCAGATTGCCCTCGGCTGGGGTCCGCTTCAGTATGTGAACCGCTGGCTGACGATTCCGATCTTCAACTTTCTGGAAGGCTTTATCGGCAGCTACGGGTTGATCATTTTGCTCTTGGGTCTGATCATCAAGACATTGATCTATCCTTTGACGTATCGCACCTACATTTCCACGGCCAAAATGCGCGTTGTCAACAACACGCCCGAAGTCAAGGAATTGGACTTGAAATTCAAGGATGATCCAACCAAGCTTCAGCAGGCCAAAATGGCCATCTATCGAAAGTATGGCGTAAGTATGTTTGGGGGCTGTTGGCCGATGCTGGTACAGTATCCGTTTTTGATCGCACTCTTCTTCTTTTTCCCGAATGCGATTGAGTTGCGTCAACAGTCCTTCCTTTGGGCGCCTGACCTTTCCACCTACGATTCAATTTGGGACCTGGGATTCAATATCCCGATGTATGGCGATCACGTGAGCTTGTTTACACTCCTCATGACGGCCTCCATCTTTGGATACACGATCATCAACCAACGGATGCAGCCGCAACAGACGGCCAATCCAGTGATGAAATGGTTTCCCTACATCATGCCGATCTTCCTTTTGGCCTTTTTGAACCGCTATTCAGCCGGTTTGAGCTGGTACTATTTCCTTTCCAACTTGATCTCGATCAGTCAGACGATCATCACAAAGTATTTTGTGAGTGACGAGAAACTGATGGACAGTTTGCGCGAAAAGGCCAAGAAAATTGAAGCCGATCCCAACAAGAAAAAGGGAACGTTGGAACGTTGGGCCGCTAAGCAACAGGAAAAGCAGCGTGACATTGCAGCTTCACGTGCCGAAGGTCGTGGCGAAGGTAAATCACAAGGTGCCAAGACGACTCCGCCCAAAAAGCGCCGTTAA
- a CDS encoding SirB2 family protein, giving the protein MDTGILHSHTLVVSLYLLQLLIRVVLMAAASKEALAKYTKAMRIPHIVLATLMLGTGIFLMVRQAQGVDGIQPYVWVKFALVLASIPLGVVGSKRNSVALTGFAFVVLAGCMALAYAKPEALRSVATKAIDTERRVWTWKSESWSTAV; this is encoded by the coding sequence ATGGATACAGGAATTCTGCACTCGCATACCCTCGTAGTTTCGCTTTACCTCTTGCAGCTGCTCATTCGGGTAGTTTTGATGGCTGCGGCAAGCAAAGAGGCCTTGGCAAAGTACACCAAAGCAATGCGCATTCCGCATATCGTACTGGCCACCTTGATGTTGGGCACTGGCATTTTCCTGATGGTCAGGCAGGCACAGGGCGTAGATGGGATTCAACCGTACGTCTGGGTAAAATTTGCCTTGGTATTGGCTTCGATTCCGCTGGGCGTGGTAGGCAGCAAGCGCAACAGCGTAGCGCTTACGGGTTTTGCCTTTGTGGTTTTGGCCGGCTGTATGGCTTTGGCCTATGCAAAGCCAGAAGCACTTCGTAGTGTGGCCACGAAAGCAATTGACACGGAAAGGCGGGTGTGGACATGGAAAAGTGAAAGCTGGTCAACCGCTGTATGA
- a CDS encoding endonuclease/exonuclease/phosphatase family protein: MTPKTILPSTTKNSCLPETNQWTNERYKKKLGNMAKAISQLGNPDGPDVLGMCEVENRKVLEDLAATAALKKKGYGIVHTNSPDQRGIDCALIYKTKRFVPLYSKAYPVLFPENKDLATRDILLVKGILDKKHDVTFIVNHWPSRRDGDKESSWKRERAAQTLRTVVDSIFNLDPLANLVMMGDFNDEPADMSMNKTLRAGRDSIEACATFLYNCMAPIKAEGRGTLKFKGGWNLFDQMIVSTAMITNKSLVHYQKGSANIYNPEWMRQTDEGDWKDAPKRTFIGKRYVEDGFSDHFPVYITLEY; this comes from the coding sequence TTGACACCGAAGACGATCCTGCCATCAACGACGAAGAATTCCTGCCTGCCGGAAACCAATCAGTGGACCAATGAACGGTATAAGAAGAAGCTTGGCAACATGGCCAAGGCCATTTCCCAGCTTGGAAATCCCGATGGGCCTGATGTCCTCGGTATGTGCGAAGTCGAAAACCGTAAAGTGCTCGAAGATCTTGCTGCAACGGCTGCCCTCAAAAAGAAGGGCTATGGTATCGTTCACACCAATTCGCCAGATCAGCGCGGCATCGATTGTGCATTGATTTACAAGACGAAGCGTTTTGTACCGTTGTATTCGAAGGCCTATCCGGTACTTTTTCCTGAGAACAAGGACCTTGCAACCCGCGATATCCTGTTGGTGAAAGGCATTTTGGACAAAAAGCATGACGTGACATTCATCGTCAACCATTGGCCATCGCGTCGGGACGGGGATAAGGAATCTTCCTGGAAACGCGAACGCGCTGCCCAGACTTTGCGCACGGTTGTAGACTCGATTTTCAATCTCGACCCCTTGGCCAATCTGGTCATGATGGGCGATTTTAACGACGAGCCGGCAGACATGAGCATGAACAAAACGCTGCGGGCAGGCCGGGATTCGATTGAAGCCTGCGCAACCTTCCTCTACAACTGCATGGCGCCAATCAAGGCTGAAGGTCGTGGGACACTCAAATTCAAGGGTGGATGGAATCTCTTTGATCAAATGATCGTCAGCACGGCGATGATTACCAACAAGTCGTTGGTGCATTACCAAAAAGGATCCGCCAATATTTACAATCCCGAGTGGATGCGCCAAACGGACGAAGGCGACTGGAAAGACGCCCCGAAACGTACGTTTATCGGCAAGCGCTATGTGGAAGATGGCTTCTCTGATCACTTTCCGGTTTACATTACCCTCGAATATTGA
- a CDS encoding glycosyltransferase family 39 protein, producing MKASPTVSIRDLLIIGGLALVCFLPFLNAAPLFDWDEINFAESAREMLVTGNYFQVQINFEPFWEKPPLFIWMQVLSMKVFGVNAFAARFPNVVVGAITLMCLYAQGSRLRGRRFGLIATAFYFISLLPFLYFKSGIIDPMFNLLIFLGLMQIVHFERASVGEKPATAPLWAGFWIGLATLTKGPVALLVTILVYFTWKLIWDRKNIAWMALLKFTGIYLLVILSWFGSIVLFSEDGLETVRKFIVYQAELFSQAVAGHEQPFFYHFLVFLVGCFPMSAFAFRGMGMKNLEGGDRLMRNMMTVWFWVILVLFTIVRTKIVHYSSMLYFPGTFLAAYYVDRLWSEARRLRWDTTAIYLLGFVVFGVATLSIGLIVGNIDWLRAHATNTFMEAALGAEVLWTGWEFLPGLIFVLTGIIGFYFLFKSRYRAFFVTFMIGIPLFMNGLNALVLPRIADYSQNTAIRFFEEKAQEDAYIMVEGYKSYAHYFYGKAKPTTIPPDSLGKWLAGGPIDKPVYLVTRIDKATAEFEGWFGFFKRFETKNGFVFYKREVPAKP from the coding sequence ATGAAAGCTAGCCCCACGGTTTCGATTCGAGATTTGCTGATCATTGGTGGCTTGGCTTTGGTCTGCTTCCTGCCTTTTTTGAATGCGGCCCCACTTTTTGACTGGGACGAAATCAATTTTGCTGAATCGGCCCGTGAAATGCTGGTCACCGGCAACTATTTCCAAGTTCAGATCAATTTCGAGCCCTTCTGGGAAAAACCGCCATTGTTCATCTGGATGCAGGTCCTATCGATGAAGGTCTTTGGCGTCAATGCCTTCGCTGCCCGTTTCCCGAATGTCGTCGTGGGTGCCATCACTTTGATGTGTCTGTATGCGCAAGGCAGCCGCCTTCGCGGACGGAGGTTCGGCCTGATTGCCACAGCCTTCTACTTCATCAGCCTGCTGCCGTTTCTCTATTTCAAATCGGGAATCATCGACCCGATGTTCAATTTGTTGATATTCTTGGGCTTGATGCAAATCGTTCATTTTGAACGCGCATCGGTCGGGGAGAAGCCTGCAACGGCACCGCTCTGGGCTGGATTCTGGATCGGACTGGCAACCTTGACCAAAGGGCCTGTAGCCTTGCTCGTAACGATATTGGTTTATTTTACTTGGAAGCTGATCTGGGACCGCAAGAATATCGCATGGATGGCCTTGCTGAAGTTTACAGGCATCTATCTGTTGGTCATCCTGAGCTGGTTTGGCAGCATTGTCCTTTTTTCCGAGGATGGCTTGGAGACCGTGCGCAAATTCATTGTGTACCAAGCCGAATTGTTTTCGCAAGCAGTTGCGGGCCACGAACAACCGTTTTTCTATCATTTTCTCGTCTTTCTCGTGGGATGTTTTCCGATGTCGGCCTTTGCATTCCGTGGAATGGGAATGAAAAATCTGGAAGGCGGCGATCGGTTAATGCGGAATATGATGACCGTATGGTTTTGGGTAATTCTAGTTCTGTTCACGATCGTACGAACCAAAATCGTGCATTATTCCAGCATGCTGTATTTCCCGGGCACCTTTTTGGCGGCCTATTATGTGGACCGGCTGTGGAGCGAAGCGCGAAGGCTACGTTGGGATACCACCGCGATCTATTTGCTTGGATTCGTGGTGTTTGGTGTGGCCACACTGAGTATTGGCTTGATTGTCGGGAACATCGACTGGCTTCGGGCGCATGCCACGAATACCTTCATGGAGGCCGCACTCGGTGCCGAGGTCCTGTGGACCGGATGGGAGTTTCTGCCGGGCCTGATTTTTGTGCTGACTGGCATCATTGGGTTTTACTTTCTGTTCAAGTCACGTTATCGCGCCTTTTTTGTCACCTTCATGATTGGTATTCCGTTGTTTATGAACGGATTGAATGCCTTGGTACTGCCGCGTATTGCAGATTATTCGCAGAATACTGCCATCCGGTTTTTTGAGGAAAAGGCTCAGGAGGATGCCTATATCATGGTCGAAGGATACAAATCCTACGCCCACTACTTCTATGGAAAGGCCAAGCCAACGACGATTCCACCGGATTCGCTGGGGAAATGGCTTGCAGGAGGTCCAATCGACAAGCCGGTCTACCTCGTAACCCGCATCGACAAGGCAACCGCAGAATTTGAAGGATGGTTTGGTTTTTTCAAACGATTTGAGACCAAAAACGGATTCGTCTTTTACAAACGGGAAGTCCCCGCAAAGCCATGA
- a CDS encoding bile acid:sodium symporter family protein has protein sequence MIETHFFSTYLLPIVLGVIMFGMGTSLTFADFRNILVKPAGVIAGLVCQLVLLPMIAIAIAAVSGLRPEHQVGLVLVAACPGGAIANLLSYMLKGSVALSVSFTAVNSLITIFTIPLVVNLALDIFMGTNSALVLPVWDTVIQILLITVIPVIIGIWMKQAWPKTTDGMQRYFKLGMPILLAIAMIAAIFVEKKDVKVEASELLEVFPWALGLNILAMFSGWATAGILRLGKPAQITLGLEVGLHNSGLAIAVATSSMMLNNPTLAVPASTFALFSFFTAVLFGIIVAGKTLSIKEMFGIKGHGH, from the coding sequence ATGATCGAAACGCATTTCTTCTCCACCTATCTGCTGCCGATCGTATTGGGCGTGATCATGTTTGGCATGGGAACGTCCTTGACGTTCGCAGATTTCCGGAACATCTTGGTCAAGCCCGCCGGTGTCATTGCCGGATTGGTTTGTCAATTGGTCTTGTTGCCGATGATTGCGATTGCCATTGCCGCGGTAAGCGGTTTGCGTCCCGAGCATCAAGTCGGATTGGTACTTGTCGCGGCATGTCCGGGGGGAGCCATCGCCAATCTGCTGAGTTACATGCTCAAAGGAAGCGTAGCATTGTCTGTTTCTTTTACTGCGGTGAACAGCCTGATCACGATCTTCACCATTCCTTTGGTCGTTAATTTGGCGCTTGACATCTTCATGGGGACCAATTCGGCCCTCGTCTTACCGGTCTGGGATACGGTGATTCAGATTCTATTGATCACGGTGATCCCGGTGATCATCGGGATATGGATGAAGCAAGCTTGGCCCAAAACGACCGACGGAATGCAGCGGTATTTCAAACTGGGAATGCCGATATTGCTGGCCATCGCCATGATTGCAGCAATTTTTGTAGAGAAAAAGGACGTCAAGGTGGAAGCCTCCGAATTGTTGGAGGTTTTTCCATGGGCATTGGGATTGAACATCCTGGCGATGTTTTCCGGTTGGGCTACGGCGGGCATCCTCCGATTGGGGAAACCTGCACAGATAACCCTCGGACTTGAAGTGGGGCTTCACAACAGCGGATTGGCGATTGCCGTTGCGACGAGTTCGATGATGCTGAACAATCCGACGCTGGCGGTTCCGGCTTCGACATTCGCCCTTTTCAGCTTCTTCACCGCGGTTCTTTTTGGAATCATTGTCGCTGGAAAGACGCTGAGCATCAAGGAAATGTTTGGAATCAAAGGTCACGGGCATTGA